From a region of the Bacillota bacterium genome:
- a CDS encoding nucleotidyltransferase domain-containing protein, with protein MLKQQEIDISRHCLIKKVSPYLIIFFGSALPGRMLPESDIDIAFLSDQELGAYDVFMIGQELAGLLCRDVDLVDLKRASTVFQARVIITGKVVYCNDEAKRMLFEMVTLKKYARLNEERMHIMGKLLERGLPHEG; from the coding sequence GTGTTGAAACAGCAGGAAATTGATATATCCAGACACTGTTTAATCAAGAAAGTATCTCCCTATCTTATTATTTTTTTTGGATCTGCATTGCCTGGTAGGATGTTACCGGAAAGCGACATAGATATAGCTTTTTTGTCAGACCAAGAGCTGGGTGCTTATGATGTATTTATGATAGGTCAGGAGTTAGCCGGCCTTTTATGTCGAGATGTGGACCTGGTGGACTTGAAAAGGGCTTCCACTGTATTTCAGGCACGGGTGATCATCACCGGAAAAGTTGTTTACTGTAATGATGAAGCTAAACGCATGTTATTTGAAATGGTTACCTTAAAAAAATACGCCCGATTGAATGAAGAGCGCATGCATATCATGGGTAAATTATTGGAAAGAGGTTTGCCGCATGAGGGATGA
- a CDS encoding type II toxin-antitoxin system Phd/YefM family antitoxin produces the protein MPSIRPSSDLRNKYSEISEFCHKYNEPVYITKNGQGDLAVMSIETYEKLVGKFELYKLIDEGVEAMKTEKVRPFKEALADTYKDL, from the coding sequence ATGCCATCAATTAGACCAAGCTCAGATCTAAGAAATAAGTACAGTGAAATATCTGAGTTCTGCCACAAGTATAATGAGCCTGTATATATTACCAAAAACGGTCAGGGTGATCTAGCCGTGATGAGTATCGAAACTTATGAAAAGCTTGTTGGAAAATTTGAGCTGTACAAGTTGATTGATGAGGGCGTTGAAGCCATGAAAACGGAGAAAGTAAGACCTTTTAAAGAAGCATTGGCTGACACTTATAAGGACTTATAA
- a CDS encoding type II toxin-antitoxin system RelE/ParE family toxin, translated as MATYDLLITKPAEDDLFEIGRYISKELLEPKTAQRVISRIADAISTLEDMPFRNALINDERLAQIGIRKILVDNYIVFYIEVEGIKTVTIIRVLYSRRDWQNLL; from the coding sequence ATGGCGACATACGACCTTCTAATTACAAAGCCTGCTGAGGATGATTTGTTTGAAATCGGCAGGTATATTTCGAAGGAGTTATTGGAACCTAAAACAGCGCAAAGGGTTATTTCTAGAATTGCAGATGCAATCAGCACGCTCGAAGACATGCCGTTTAGAAATGCACTAATCAACGATGAACGTCTGGCTCAAATAGGTATTAGAAAGATATTAGTCGATAACTACATTGTGTTTTATATCGAAGTCGAGGGAATTAAAACAGTTACAATTATCAGGGTGCTTTATAGTAGAAGAGATTGGCAGAATTTATTGTAA
- a CDS encoding S-layer homology domain-containing protein, whose translation MIASIQAGLLPLTEKGALKPDKAITRAEAARMVYKVMERANKL comes from the coding sequence ATAATCGCCAGCATCCAGGCCGGGCTACTTCCCTTAACAGAAAAAGGAGCCCTAAAGCCAGATAAAGCGATAACCCGGGCCGAAGCAGCACGGATGGTTTATAAAGTAATGGAGAGGGCTAATAAGCTTTAA
- a CDS encoding AbrB/MazE/SpoVT family DNA-binding domain-containing protein — MEKYNLQEGKELYVIETSDGFKLTPYDPEFKKWAFSFENTNSKFKNTLKALAK; from the coding sequence ATGGAAAAATACAATCTGCAAGAAGGCAAGGAACTATACGTTATTGAAACCAGCGACGGCTTCAAGCTGACGCCTTACGACCCAGAGTTTAAAAAATGGGCTTTTAGCTTTGAAAACACCAATAGTAAATTTAAAAACACTTTAAAAGCTTTAGCAAAATGA
- a CDS encoding S-layer homology domain-containing protein yields MQKTGRSIILLTLTAFLCLVGTNPALALDIYWKPAEENTGYSQRLYSTTNKVDIQVRVEDAEEVQVNGEEAMQYGDDDSDLWLLDEYILEPGENTISVSVTLDESATDDEDEEDVENSGEITITVFDRPLSGSTRYFEDIGADITAFDGAVELTLPDNAVLTRGSRAAWDQSVTVRSSEPLFKLSPKYVPLSPVYTINAPASSYSLSDAGELTLEYDSPTGANNGYITVLYAMPNMMYPQAMQRQNSYNLTGDSVTVPFSKTGFGNYLVVRVIQDFQDFYLKQEGKIDLEWARPYIMTLWSRGIMDGLERYPDGTPVPEGFLGLANSSGSSEISISRKEFITMLGKGMRLPVTFSLPHLRTFQDLQGIELEQIQYIEAAMRAGWIPNTAPKDGRLSFRPGDPLTRGQACIIMARALGLQLPTQDRASQQLQAYFPADYQATYSWNRPHIIAGIQAGLLPLTEKGALQPDKAVTRAEAARMVYKVMDMANKL; encoded by the coding sequence ATGCAAAAGACCGGCAGATCAATCATCTTACTGACTCTGACAGCCTTTTTATGCCTGGTGGGTACTAATCCGGCCCTTGCGCTGGACATTTACTGGAAACCTGCGGAGGAAAATACGGGTTACAGCCAGAGGCTTTATTCCACCACCAACAAAGTGGACATCCAGGTGCGCGTGGAAGATGCCGAGGAAGTACAGGTGAACGGCGAGGAAGCTATGCAGTACGGAGATGATGACTCGGATTTATGGCTGCTGGACGAGTACATCTTAGAGCCCGGGGAAAACACCATTAGCGTCTCAGTGACATTAGATGAATCCGCTACGGATGACGAAGATGAGGAGGACGTGGAGAACAGTGGTGAAATTACCATCACTGTATTTGACCGCCCCCTTTCCGGATCCACCCGTTATTTCGAGGATATCGGCGCGGACATAACGGCTTTTGACGGTGCCGTTGAGCTAACATTACCTGATAACGCTGTCCTCACGCGGGGCAGCAGGGCGGCCTGGGATCAGAGTGTTACCGTGCGCAGTTCCGAGCCTTTATTTAAATTATCACCCAAATATGTACCACTCAGCCCGGTTTACACCATAAACGCCCCCGCATCGTCCTACTCGCTTTCCGATGCAGGGGAATTGACTCTGGAATATGACAGCCCAACCGGCGCTAATAACGGCTACATAACCGTCCTTTATGCCATGCCCAACATGATGTACCCACAAGCCATGCAAAGGCAGAATAGCTACAACTTAACAGGTGACAGCGTTACCGTTCCCTTCTCTAAGACCGGCTTTGGAAATTACCTGGTGGTACGTGTAATTCAGGACTTTCAGGATTTTTATCTTAAACAAGAAGGCAAAATTGACCTGGAATGGGCACGTCCTTACATAATGACATTATGGTCCCGGGGAATAATGGACGGGCTGGAAAGATACCCGGACGGTACGCCGGTGCCGGAAGGCTTCTTGGGGCTGGCGAATAGTTCAGGGAGCTCGGAGATTTCCATTTCCCGCAAAGAATTTATAACTATGCTGGGTAAAGGGATGCGGCTGCCGGTTACATTCTCTCTGCCGCACCTGCGCACTTTCCAGGATTTGCAGGGTATTGAGTTGGAACAAATACAGTATATAGAGGCGGCGATGAGGGCCGGCTGGATTCCCAACACCGCGCCTAAAGATGGAAGACTATCCTTCAGGCCCGGGGATCCGCTAACGCGCGGGCAAGCCTGCATTATTATGGCCCGGGCACTGGGCCTGCAGCTCCCTACTCAGGACAGGGCCAGCCAGCAGTTGCAGGCCTACTTCCCAGCAGACTATCAAGCCACATACAGCTGGAACAGGCCCCATATAATCGCCGGCATCCAGGCCGGGCTGCTGCCTTTAACCGAAAAAGGAGCACTACAGCCGGATAAAGCGGTAACCCGGGCCGAAGCAGCCCGTATGGTCTATAAAGTAATGGACATGGCGAATAAGCTCTAA
- a CDS encoding ABC transporter permease: protein MLRNIWLVTLRECRRILADRRLLVVMLGIPLLYATFLNIMYIKGVVNHIPTAVYDSNGTALSRAAVQAFHDSQRFNIETTVSSEAEMRRALETKEVQVAVVIPKDYARDIKRGEGSKILVAVNGTNFLYSNAVLSSAGQIVGAISAATEVTTLEGSGYLPDKARNLAGPVQLATRVWYNPYFNYPNFLMLGLVGAVIQQVLMLYVAIAITKEKEEGTLEELIAKQYSATQVIMGKIIPYFLFNFITMNVVLAECYYLFKIPFNGSIGNLLLLEVIFLGAITALGILLSVICRNQLEATQLAMLFALPSFLFSGYTWPLDAMPAVAKGIAAVMPLTYFVTNLRDIALMDLQLPVMMKDIMVLGAMNVVLLPAAILVFGRQYKRFKD from the coding sequence ATGCTGCGTAATATTTGGCTCGTCACCCTGCGGGAATGCCGGCGCATACTGGCCGACCGCCGCCTGCTGGTAGTTATGCTGGGTATTCCCCTGCTATACGCAACTTTTCTTAATATTATGTACATCAAAGGGGTAGTCAACCACATCCCTACCGCCGTCTATGACAGCAACGGTACTGCCCTGAGCCGCGCTGCCGTCCAGGCCTTCCATGATTCCCAGCGGTTTAACATTGAAACCACGGTCAGCAGCGAGGCCGAAATGCGACGCGCGCTGGAGACAAAAGAGGTACAAGTGGCTGTGGTCATACCTAAAGATTATGCCCGGGACATAAAACGTGGAGAAGGCTCAAAGATACTGGTGGCGGTCAACGGCACCAACTTTCTTTACAGCAATGCGGTGCTGAGCTCGGCGGGACAAATAGTGGGCGCCATATCCGCAGCCACCGAAGTGACTACTTTAGAAGGCAGTGGCTACCTACCGGATAAGGCCAGGAATTTAGCCGGGCCGGTGCAGCTGGCCACCCGGGTCTGGTATAATCCCTATTTTAATTACCCCAATTTTCTTATGCTGGGCCTGGTGGGAGCTGTAATCCAACAAGTACTAATGCTTTACGTGGCCATTGCTATTACCAAAGAAAAGGAAGAGGGTACTCTAGAGGAATTGATTGCCAAACAGTATTCGGCGACGCAGGTGATAATGGGTAAAATAATTCCTTATTTCCTCTTTAATTTTATCACCATGAATGTAGTACTGGCCGAATGTTATTATCTATTTAAAATTCCGTTTAACGGCAGTATAGGCAACCTGCTGTTGCTGGAGGTTATATTCTTGGGCGCCATTACAGCCCTGGGGATTCTGCTTTCTGTAATCTGCAGAAACCAACTGGAAGCCACCCAGCTGGCCATGCTCTTTGCCCTGCCCTCATTTCTGTTCTCCGGCTACACCTGGCCGCTGGACGCCATGCCGGCAGTCGCCAAAGGGATCGCCGCTGTTATGCCGCTAACTTATTTTGTTACCAACCTCAGGGACATAGCGCTGATGGACCTGCAGCTGCCGGTGATGATGAAGGATATTATGGTGCTGGGGGCAATGAATGTAGTACTGCTCCCGGCTGCGATTCTGGTGTTTGGAAGGCAGTACAAAAGGTTTAAAGATTAA
- a CDS encoding HlyD family efflux transporter periplasmic adaptor subunit, with translation MRNSKSLLSIICLTVLITFISSGCGDGKTGTELPSGYVEAQEVDINTKIPGRVIKLLVQEGDEVKPGQVVAELDKKDLKAKENQVLAGVRAAKAQLQKAKTGRIVTQSTVKAKLNRARAALEKARAQAEVSSKTLQRMETLFEQGAIPAQQLDEAQAKARAAQAAQNEATAAVEEAQAAELKINLAHDEVEAAQAQLEQANAVLSEIRNNLQELQVETPCAGTVTAVNVEAGELVSTGLPVITVTDFTNNWVELQVNQDIVQSLQTKQEATVLAGGKSYAGEITRIGSKPSFATRRATTDRGDKDIVTYQVRIRVDNPELRPGMNVQVEFEAATGGVKDAA, from the coding sequence ATGAGAAATAGCAAAAGTTTATTATCAATTATCTGTCTAACTGTCTTAATCACTTTTATTTCCAGCGGGTGTGGGGACGGAAAAACCGGAACGGAACTGCCGTCCGGGTACGTGGAGGCCCAGGAGGTAGACATAAACACCAAAATACCCGGCCGCGTAATTAAACTGCTGGTGCAGGAAGGTGACGAGGTGAAGCCGGGCCAGGTGGTGGCAGAGCTGGACAAAAAGGATTTAAAGGCCAAGGAAAACCAGGTACTGGCCGGCGTCCGGGCTGCAAAAGCGCAACTACAAAAAGCAAAAACCGGGCGCATAGTCACCCAGTCAACAGTTAAGGCCAAGCTAAACAGAGCCAGGGCGGCACTGGAAAAGGCCAGGGCACAGGCTGAAGTATCTTCTAAAACATTACAAAGAATGGAAACTCTCTTCGAACAGGGGGCCATACCCGCACAGCAGCTTGACGAGGCGCAGGCTAAAGCCCGAGCCGCACAGGCTGCACAAAATGAAGCCACAGCCGCAGTGGAAGAAGCCCAGGCGGCAGAGCTTAAAATAAACCTGGCCCATGATGAAGTGGAAGCGGCACAGGCACAGCTCGAGCAGGCCAACGCCGTCCTCAGCGAAATCAGAAACAACCTGCAGGAACTACAAGTAGAAACCCCGTGCGCGGGTACGGTAACAGCAGTAAACGTTGAAGCGGGAGAACTTGTCTCCACCGGACTGCCCGTAATTACCGTAACGGATTTTACTAATAACTGGGTGGAATTACAGGTTAACCAGGACATTGTGCAGTCGCTGCAGACAAAGCAGGAAGCCACCGTGCTGGCCGGAGGGAAAAGCTATGCAGGGGAAATCACCAGGATCGGCAGCAAACCATCCTTTGCCACCAGACGGGCAACCACAGACCGTGGGGATAAAGATATAGTGACTTACCAGGTACGCATCCGTGTGGACAACCCGGAGCTACGCCCGGGCATGAACGTACAAGTGGAATTTGAAGCTGCAACCGGTGGTGTTAAAGATGCTGCGTAA
- a CDS encoding TetR/AcrR family transcriptional regulator, translating to MEVIYITDYRDSKERILITAEDVFAQKGLAGARVNDIAAKARVNKRMLYHYFGSKEGLYEAVLRVNLEKVYSIEDKLSSLNSVIERITGAIRQYFYFLAENPNFVRIMEWEFLQGSEHLSKLFSRYDIYNLPEVASVLKEGINEGIFHADIDSRHLMLSINAMCFMYFNRAGALGAVWEGDMLSPEMLEERLRHILQVVFRAILKEPGACDF from the coding sequence TTGGAGGTGATTTACATTACCGATTACCGGGATAGTAAAGAACGTATTTTAATAACGGCGGAAGATGTTTTTGCCCAAAAGGGGCTTGCGGGGGCGCGGGTTAACGACATTGCGGCCAAGGCCAGGGTTAATAAACGTATGCTTTACCATTATTTCGGCAGCAAGGAAGGGCTTTATGAAGCGGTTTTAAGAGTTAACCTGGAGAAGGTCTACTCCATAGAAGATAAACTTTCTTCATTAAATAGTGTTATTGAGAGGATCACGGGCGCTATACGGCAATATTTTTACTTCCTGGCGGAGAACCCAAATTTTGTGCGAATTATGGAATGGGAGTTTTTGCAGGGGTCTGAGCATTTGAGTAAACTGTTTAGCCGGTATGACATTTATAATCTGCCTGAAGTGGCGAGTGTTTTAAAAGAGGGGATTAATGAAGGAATTTTTCATGCCGACATAGACAGCCGCCATTTGATGCTGAGTATTAATGCTATGTGTTTTATGTATTTCAATAGGGCGGGGGCGTTAGGTGCGGTCTGGGAGGGGGATATGCTGTCGCCGGAGATGCTGGAGGAGAGGCTGCGGCATATTTTGCAGGTGGTTTTTCGGGCTATTTTGAAGGAGCCTGGTGCGTGTGACTTTTAA
- a CDS encoding MarR family transcriptional regulator: MRYFDGMDDAAQRMLRQIHKEIGKQDVGVTGSQYMVLKKLHENGNMTVSKVADDLGVSLSAVTALIDRLCKVDLASRRRDDKDRRLVRLEITPTGKEKVKICDDSRRRVLAKYFGKLTENDLTRLIEINEKFVQILKEEEQE, encoded by the coding sequence ATGCGTTATTTTGACGGGATGGACGATGCTGCGCAGCGTATGTTGCGCCAAATCCACAAGGAGATAGGAAAGCAAGATGTTGGGGTTACGGGCAGCCAGTACATGGTACTGAAAAAACTGCACGAGAACGGCAACATGACAGTGTCGAAGGTGGCCGATGACCTGGGGGTTTCTTTGAGCGCCGTTACCGCACTGATTGACCGCCTGTGCAAAGTGGACCTGGCAAGCCGGAGGCGGGATGATAAGGACCGTCGTCTGGTTCGGTTGGAGATCACCCCCACGGGTAAAGAGAAGGTTAAAATATGCGACGACAGCCGGCGCAGGGTTCTGGCAAAATATTTCGGCAAACTGACCGAAAATGACCTTACCCGGCTGATTGAGATAAATGAAAAGTTTGTGCAAATTCTAAAAGAAGAGGAACAAGAATGA
- a CDS encoding efflux RND transporter periplasmic adaptor subunit, translated as MMKKGVWWQMAGRKYIQVAIIVILLVSLLVAGCGQQPEDGNEESKAAPVEVVKAQKGSLVETSVVTGKLEALASSGVVPSGQGGKVESVNVDVGDWVKKGQTLVVLENTLLSSAVRQTEQGVVQAESALEMAKIDYEQAKANYERGKTLFEQGAISKAGQQGFETAYEIPYKKAKQTFEKNRPAALESARAGLAQARENYNNSFIKAPIAGVVTDVNVDPGEMASAAGPVVSVANLSTVVVNATVAEDLVNKLEKGNEVQVNVSAVSAESFKGKITSIAPAADKNTKAFPVEVQLSNPDGKLKPGMFAEINLTQEHPDSIVVPKEAIVGSGGDYAAWVVEEGKAVRRDVKLGPDNGQDVAVLTGLKEGEQVVAVGNGALRDGMQVEIKKQEK; from the coding sequence ATGATGAAAAAGGGAGTGTGGTGGCAAATGGCCGGTCGTAAGTATATACAGGTTGCTATTATAGTTATTTTATTAGTTAGTTTATTGGTTGCCGGATGTGGCCAACAGCCGGAGGATGGCAATGAAGAGAGTAAGGCAGCGCCGGTAGAGGTGGTCAAGGCGCAGAAGGGCAGCCTCGTGGAAACCTCGGTAGTCACCGGTAAATTGGAGGCCCTTGCATCTTCCGGTGTGGTCCCCAGTGGTCAGGGCGGCAAGGTAGAGTCAGTTAATGTAGATGTTGGAGATTGGGTCAAAAAGGGACAAACCCTGGTGGTCCTGGAAAACACCCTTCTTTCCTCTGCAGTGAGACAGACCGAACAGGGAGTGGTACAGGCGGAATCGGCACTGGAAATGGCCAAAATAGATTACGAACAGGCCAAGGCCAATTATGAGCGGGGCAAAACCCTTTTCGAGCAGGGGGCTATCTCCAAGGCAGGTCAGCAGGGATTTGAGACTGCTTACGAGATACCCTATAAAAAGGCCAAGCAAACCTTTGAAAAGAATAGGCCGGCAGCTTTGGAAAGCGCAAGAGCAGGGCTGGCCCAGGCACGGGAAAATTACAATAATAGCTTCATCAAAGCGCCTATTGCCGGCGTGGTTACAGATGTCAATGTAGACCCCGGGGAAATGGCATCCGCTGCGGGGCCGGTAGTATCTGTGGCCAATTTAAGTACGGTGGTGGTTAATGCCACCGTAGCAGAGGACCTGGTAAATAAGCTAGAAAAAGGAAATGAAGTGCAAGTTAACGTTTCCGCGGTGTCGGCAGAGTCTTTTAAAGGCAAGATAACCAGTATTGCTCCGGCAGCGGATAAAAATACTAAGGCTTTCCCGGTGGAAGTACAGCTGAGCAATCCGGACGGAAAACTAAAGCCCGGTATGTTTGCCGAAATAAATTTGACCCAGGAGCATCCGGACAGCATTGTGGTACCCAAAGAAGCAATTGTGGGATCCGGTGGTGATTATGCCGCCTGGGTGGTTGAGGAAGGCAAAGCTGTGCGCCGTGATGTTAAATTAGGCCCCGATAACGGCCAAGATGTAGCTGTTCTTACCGGTTTAAAGGAAGGGGAACAGGTAGTTGCCGTGGGCAATGGTGCTCTCAGGGACGGCATGCAGGTCGAAATAAAAAAGCAGGAGAAATAA
- a CDS encoding efflux RND transporter permease subunit produces MKITDFSIKRPMTIAVLVVVILLLGAVSLSRLAIDLYPEMNLPVGAVMTSYSGAGPQEVENQVTRPLESVMGTVNDLDTIQSVSSTGNSIVIVMFNWGTDMDFASLQMREKVDLVKGMLPDGADDPMVFKMDPNMLPVMQLAIVGDRPHQVKQVTEDVIQPRLERIPGVAAVRVEGGVQREIKVLVKKAKLNGARLSLDQIVGQLQAENRTVSAGDVQSGNKDMLVRVTGEFDSIEEIRKVVLNSSSGAQVYLEDIAEVTDGSAEQVHLSRVNGQPGLAVMINKQSGVNTVQVARDIKAAIEELKGEVPADFTFQKVMDQSEFIEESINSVIKKILLGGTLAILVMLVFLRNVRSTLIISTAIPISIIGTFVLLYFNNMTLNLISLGGLALGIGLIVDDAIVVLENIYRHRQQGYGLVDAAKQATDEVGNAVTSATLTTVAVFMPIVFVEGLASQLFKPMAYTITFAVVTSLMVALTLVPLLSSRYLKMEEPREGTLWGKVYRSSGEKFDRFYSWYRGILKWSLGHRKTVIITITLMFVGSLALIPMVGAEFMPGMDEGYVKATLDLPDGTHLEETNRITAKVEALAEEIPEVDNVITNVGFTGSESMGGQASSDQSQIYFQLVDMGERTKSTEDIANVVREKAEQIAGADINVSATGPASEGQQQGSPVSVTIKGDDLDVLNSLVQEATSLVEEVPGTAEVSNSMGEGRPEIRVIADRDRAAAYGLGGSQIASAVRTAVQGTVATQYRTGGEEVDVRVRLEGGQNANIEDLQNLTVSSPVAGTVPIRQVARLEEAEGPNSINRTDQARVVNVTANLSGRDLGSVMEDIKAKMNNMDVPQGYTIEYGGQNEEMADAFGNLGLALLLAVALVYLVMVAQFESLIYPFIIMFSVPVTIIGVTLSLLLTGRPFSVPAFIGVILLAGIVVKNAIVLVDYINVLRRRGLERDEAILKAGPTRLRPILMTALTAILAMFPMALGLGAGAEGQAPLATVVVGGLTFSTVITLVLVPVIYAVMDDIPRWWKNRREKKKQKKLGKAKTAENLGS; encoded by the coding sequence ATGAAAATCACTGATTTTTCCATAAAAAGACCCATGACTATTGCGGTGCTTGTGGTGGTAATATTGCTTCTGGGAGCTGTATCCCTGAGCAGGTTGGCCATTGACCTGTATCCGGAGATGAACCTGCCTGTAGGGGCCGTTATGACCAGTTACTCGGGGGCGGGGCCGCAGGAAGTGGAAAACCAGGTGACCAGGCCCCTGGAATCCGTTATGGGTACCGTCAATGACCTGGATACCATTCAGTCCGTCAGCAGTACCGGTAACTCCATTGTAATTGTAATGTTCAATTGGGGAACCGATATGGATTTTGCTTCCCTGCAAATGCGGGAGAAAGTGGACCTGGTCAAGGGCATGCTGCCCGACGGTGCCGATGACCCCATGGTCTTTAAAATGGATCCCAATATGCTGCCCGTTATGCAGTTGGCCATCGTAGGAGACCGTCCCCATCAGGTTAAGCAAGTAACAGAGGACGTTATTCAACCTCGCCTGGAGAGAATTCCCGGAGTCGCTGCCGTGAGAGTAGAGGGCGGCGTGCAGCGGGAAATAAAAGTGCTGGTGAAAAAGGCCAAGCTCAATGGTGCCAGGCTGAGCCTGGACCAGATTGTGGGCCAGCTGCAGGCGGAAAATAGGACCGTTTCCGCAGGTGACGTGCAAAGCGGTAACAAAGACATGCTGGTGCGTGTTACCGGTGAGTTTGACAGTATTGAGGAAATAAGGAAAGTGGTTTTGAACTCCTCATCGGGTGCCCAGGTATACCTTGAGGATATCGCAGAGGTTACCGACGGCTCTGCAGAGCAGGTTCACCTCAGTCGTGTCAACGGCCAGCCCGGCCTGGCGGTAATGATAAATAAGCAAAGCGGCGTAAATACCGTACAGGTGGCCCGGGATATCAAGGCTGCTATTGAGGAACTGAAGGGCGAAGTGCCGGCTGATTTTACCTTCCAGAAAGTGATGGACCAGTCCGAGTTTATTGAAGAGTCCATTAACAGCGTTATTAAAAAGATACTTCTTGGAGGAACACTGGCCATCTTGGTTATGCTGGTATTCCTGCGCAACGTGCGCAGTACCCTTATCATTTCCACAGCTATACCCATTTCCATTATCGGTACCTTTGTGCTCCTTTATTTTAATAATATGACATTAAACCTGATCAGCCTGGGCGGTTTGGCCCTGGGCATAGGGCTTATCGTCGACGACGCTATTGTGGTGCTGGAAAATATCTACCGGCACCGGCAGCAGGGCTACGGGCTGGTGGATGCGGCCAAGCAGGCCACAGACGAGGTTGGCAACGCGGTAACCTCGGCCACGCTGACCACCGTTGCTGTGTTTATGCCCATTGTTTTTGTTGAGGGATTGGCTTCCCAGCTCTTTAAACCTATGGCTTACACCATAACCTTTGCGGTAGTGACCTCCCTTATGGTGGCCCTTACGCTGGTGCCGCTTTTGTCATCCCGGTATTTGAAAATGGAAGAGCCTCGGGAAGGAACGTTATGGGGGAAAGTATACCGCTCGTCAGGTGAAAAATTTGACCGTTTCTATAGCTGGTACCGGGGAATCCTAAAGTGGAGCCTCGGGCATCGCAAAACCGTGATTATCACCATTACCCTAATGTTTGTCGGCAGCCTGGCCTTGATCCCCATGGTGGGGGCCGAGTTCATGCCCGGCATGGATGAGGGGTATGTAAAGGCTACGCTGGACCTGCCGGACGGGACTCATTTGGAGGAAACTAATCGTATCACCGCCAAAGTGGAAGCCCTGGCAGAAGAAATACCGGAAGTGGACAATGTAATTACCAATGTGGGATTTACAGGCAGTGAGAGTATGGGCGGTCAAGCCAGCAGTGACCAGTCACAGATTTATTTCCAACTTGTTGATATGGGGGAACGAACTAAATCAACGGAAGATATTGCTAACGTGGTGCGAGAAAAGGCAGAACAAATTGCAGGAGCCGACATAAATGTTTCAGCCACCGGGCCGGCCTCCGAAGGCCAGCAGCAGGGCTCACCCGTTTCTGTTACCATCAAGGGCGATGATCTGGACGTGTTAAACTCCCTGGTGCAAGAGGCTACTTCACTGGTGGAAGAAGTGCCCGGAACCGCGGAGGTTTCTAACAGTATGGGCGAAGGACGCCCGGAAATAAGAGTGATCGCCGACCGCGACCGGGCAGCTGCTTACGGCCTGGGAGGATCGCAGATTGCTTCAGCCGTGCGCACTGCCGTTCAGGGCACGGTGGCCACCCAGTATCGTACCGGCGGCGAAGAAGTAGATGTTCGCGTCCGCCTGGAAGGCGGGCAGAATGCCAATATAGAAGACCTGCAAAACCTGACCGTATCCAGTCCCGTGGCCGGAACGGTACCCATACGCCAGGTAGCCCGCTTGGAAGAAGCAGAGGGTCCCAACTCCATTAACCGGACGGACCAGGCCCGTGTAGTAAATGTTACCGCCAATCTCAGCGGGCGGGATCTGGGCAGCGTTATGGAAGATATTAAAGCTAAAATGAACAACATGGACGTACCTCAGGGGTATACCATCGAATACGGCGGCCAAAACGAGGAAATGGCTGACGCTTTCGGCAACTTGGGCTTAGCCCTTTTGTTAGCCGTAGCACTGGTCTACCTGGTCATGGTGGCCCAGTTTGAGTCACTTATTTACCCCTTTATCATTATGTTCTCCGTACCGGTTACCATCATTGGGGTAACGCTAAGCCTGCTTCTTACCGGCCGGCCCTTCAGCGTTCCGGCGTTTATAGGAGTTATCCTTCTGGCCGGTATCGTAGTTAAAAACGCCATTGTGCTGGTGGACTATATAAATGTGCTCAGACGCCGGGGATTGGAAAGGGATGAAGCCATACTTAAAGCCGGTCCCACCAGGCTAAGGCCTATCCTAATGACTGCCTTGACAGCCATCCTGGCAATGTTCCCCATGGCCCTGGGACTGGGTGCAGGCGCAGAAGGCCAGGCACCCCTGGCCACGGTAGTAGTAGGCGGCCTAACCTTCTCCACGGTAATCACCCTGGTACTGGTACCGGTAATCTACGCCGTAATGGACGACATCCCCCGCTGGTGGAAAAACCGCCGCGAAAAGAAAAAACAAAAGAAATTAGGAAAAGCCAAAACCGCAGAAAACTTGGGGTCGTAA